One Pseudomonas rhizophila DNA window includes the following coding sequences:
- a CDS encoding TRAP transporter substrate-binding protein, whose amino-acid sequence MLKPLCKALVCTLSFSLLGSAMAAEPIVIKFSHVVAEQTPKGQGALMFKKLADERLPGRVKVEVYPNSTLFGDDKEMEALLLGDVQIIARSLAKFDQYTRSVQLFDLPFLFNDIAAVDRFQQSAEGQKLLKSMESKNVTGLAYWHNGMKQLSANKPLRVPEDARGLKFRVQSSAVLEEQFKAVSAIPQPMIFSVVYQGLRTGLVNGTENTYSNFYNQKQHQVQKYITESNHGILDYMLIASSDFWNGLPPDIRTELDKIVVEATAYANSEADRLNQQDKQFILDAGTTEIISLTPQQRNAWREKMKPVWAKFEKEIGPDLIKAAEASNQAQ is encoded by the coding sequence ATGCTAAAACCTCTTTGCAAAGCGCTCGTCTGTACCTTGAGTTTCAGCCTGCTGGGCTCAGCCATGGCGGCTGAACCGATCGTGATCAAGTTTTCCCATGTCGTGGCCGAGCAAACGCCCAAGGGCCAGGGCGCGTTGATGTTCAAGAAACTGGCGGATGAACGATTGCCAGGCCGGGTGAAGGTCGAGGTGTATCCCAACTCCACGTTGTTTGGCGATGACAAGGAGATGGAAGCGCTGCTGCTGGGTGACGTGCAGATCATTGCGCGCTCGCTGGCCAAGTTCGATCAGTACACCCGATCCGTGCAGTTGTTCGACTTGCCGTTTCTGTTCAACGACATTGCCGCGGTGGACCGCTTCCAGCAGAGCGCGGAAGGCCAGAAACTGCTCAAGTCCATGGAAAGCAAGAACGTCACTGGCCTGGCCTATTGGCACAACGGCATGAAGCAGTTGTCGGCCAACAAACCACTGCGTGTACCCGAGGATGCCCGTGGCTTGAAGTTCCGGGTGCAGAGTTCGGCCGTGCTGGAAGAACAATTCAAGGCCGTGAGCGCCATCCCCCAACCGATGATTTTCTCTGTGGTATACCAGGGCCTGCGCACCGGTTTGGTCAACGGCACGGAAAACACCTACTCAAACTTCTACAACCAGAAACAGCATCAAGTGCAGAAGTACATCACCGAATCCAACCACGGCATTCTCGACTACATGCTGATCGCCTCGTCCGACTTCTGGAACGGCCTGCCGCCGGATATCCGCACCGAACTGGACAAGATCGTGGTCGAGGCCACCGCCTATGCAAACAGTGAGGCGGACCGACTGAACCAGCAGGACAAGCAGTTCATCCTCGACGCCGGGACCACCGAGATCATCAGCCTCACCCCCCAGCAGCGCAACGCCTGGCGCGAGAAGATGAAACCGGTGTGGGCAAAGTTTGAGAAAGAGATTGGGCCGGATTTGATTAAAGCCGCTGAAGCTTCCAACCAGGCGCAGTGA
- a CDS encoding alkaline phosphatase D family protein: protein MLPSSSDISPALPPVLVGPLLRRLEPTRLVMWLVGTRPLTLTLRVDGVGDLTLDAPRCTVVPVGQQAFVHLIDVRLDTALPQDVVIDYDLLVDGAPIAEWAPHLLYGQAQCPNFVLHSRIDQLVHGSCRKPHYPTHDGLLCVDRLLAQAPQQRPALLMMSGDQVYADDVAGPMLRAIHALIERLGLFEECLDGAVVEDSAKLYEHPASYYHRADLLPALESNETLRERFFGGARKPIFTSSSADNHLVTFAEVMAMYLLVWSPVPWTLIDPQPPELTAERRQRYALEQQRIEGFKTGLGDAARVFAHLSCLMIFDDHDITDDWNLSAQWEETAYGHPFSKRIIGNALIAYMLCQGWGNNPDVFDEVIQQTLALSDTARDRYLDSGPQDKLIDTLLGFQQWHYVLPTTPALVVLDTRTRRWRSERNLKQPSGLLDWEALSELQQELLDHPSAIIVSPAPIFGVKLIETVQRVFSWCGYPLLVDAENWMAHRGAAQVILNIFRHSRTPGNYVVLSGDVHYSFVYEVLIPHRKGGPRIWQITSSGIKNEFPPALLEWFDRLNRWLYSPRSPLNWFTKRRSMRIIPHTPEHAEAGERLWNSAGIGQVFFNEQGQPTQIFQHNANGQPPTRMLAPQEPSA from the coding sequence ATGTTGCCGTCCTCATCTGACATCTCCCCTGCCCTGCCCCCTGTCCTGGTCGGCCCGCTGCTGCGGCGACTGGAGCCCACACGGCTGGTGATGTGGCTGGTGGGTACACGCCCCCTCACGTTGACGCTGCGTGTGGACGGTGTGGGCGATCTCACCCTGGATGCCCCGCGCTGCACCGTAGTGCCGGTGGGGCAGCAGGCTTTTGTGCACCTGATCGATGTACGACTCGACACCGCCCTGCCCCAGGACGTGGTGATTGACTACGACCTGCTGGTGGACGGCGCGCCCATTGCCGAATGGGCGCCCCATCTGTTGTATGGCCAGGCGCAGTGCCCGAACTTCGTCCTGCATTCGCGTATCGATCAACTGGTCCATGGTTCCTGCCGCAAACCCCACTATCCGACCCACGACGGCTTGCTCTGCGTCGACCGGCTGTTGGCACAAGCCCCACAGCAGCGTCCGGCGTTGTTGATGATGAGCGGCGATCAGGTCTATGCCGATGACGTCGCCGGGCCCATGCTGCGGGCGATTCATGCGTTGATCGAGCGGCTGGGGCTGTTCGAGGAATGCCTGGACGGCGCGGTGGTTGAAGACAGCGCCAAGCTCTATGAACACCCGGCCAGCTACTACCACCGCGCCGATTTACTACCGGCGCTGGAAAGCAATGAAACCCTGCGCGAGCGTTTTTTCGGCGGGGCCCGCAAGCCGATATTCACCAGCAGCAGCGCCGACAATCATCTGGTGACCTTCGCTGAAGTGATGGCGATGTACTTGCTGGTGTGGTCACCCGTGCCGTGGACCCTGATCGACCCGCAACCGCCGGAACTGACCGCCGAGCGGCGCCAGCGCTACGCGCTGGAACAGCAGCGCATCGAGGGTTTCAAGACCGGTCTTGGGGACGCGGCGCGGGTGTTTGCACACCTGTCGTGCCTGATGATTTTCGACGATCACGACATCACCGATGACTGGAATCTATCCGCGCAGTGGGAAGAAACGGCCTACGGCCACCCGTTCTCCAAGCGCATCATCGGCAACGCACTGATCGCCTACATGCTCTGCCAGGGCTGGGGCAACAACCCCGACGTGTTTGATGAGGTGATCCAGCAAACCCTGGCCCTGAGCGACACCGCCCGGGACCGCTACCTGGACAGCGGCCCACAGGACAAACTGATCGACACGCTGCTGGGTTTCCAGCAATGGCACTACGTGTTGCCGACCACCCCGGCCCTGGTGGTGCTCGACACCCGCACCCGCCGCTGGCGCAGCGAGCGCAACCTCAAGCAGCCTTCGGGACTGCTCGATTGGGAAGCCCTGAGCGAACTTCAGCAGGAACTGCTGGATCATCCTTCGGCGATTATCGTTTCACCGGCGCCGATCTTCGGTGTGAAGCTGATCGAAACCGTGCAACGGGTGTTCAGTTGGTGCGGTTATCCGCTGCTGGTGGACGCGGAAAACTGGATGGCCCATCGCGGCGCGGCGCAAGTGATCCTGAACATTTTCCGGCACTCACGCACGCCCGGTAATTACGTGGTGCTGTCCGGGGATGTGCATTATTCCTTCGTCTATGAGGTGCTGATCCCACACCGTAAGGGCGGCCCGCGCATCTGGCAGATCACCAGCAGCGGCATCAAGAATGAGTTCCCGCCGGCGCTGCTGGAATGGTTCGATCGTCTGAACCGTTGGCTCTACTCACCCCGCTCGCCCCTGAACTGGTTCACCAAGCGCCGCAGCATGCGCATCATTCCTCACACCCCCGAACACGCCGAGGCTGGAGAGCGGTTGTGGAACTCGGCGGGGATCGGGCAGGTGTTCTTCAATGAACAGGGGCAGCCGACGCAGATATTCCAGCACAACGCCAACGGCCAACCGCCGACGCGCATGCTGGCGCCGCAAGAGCCTTCCGCCTGA
- a CDS encoding methylated-DNA--[protein]-cysteine S-methyltransferase, whose product MLPLYKTIPSPVGQLILVARDTKLAAILWENERLNRVRLGPLEEDSQHPVLKETERQLMEYFAGQRRRFDLALDFAGTDFQVRVWQALLSIPFGETRSYRDIAIQIGQPTAVRAVGAANGRNPISIIAPCHRVIGTSGSLTGFAGGLAAKQFLLSLEGQQTLQLVF is encoded by the coding sequence ATGTTACCCCTGTACAAAACCATCCCATCCCCCGTAGGCCAACTGATCCTCGTCGCCCGGGATACAAAACTGGCGGCCATCCTCTGGGAAAACGAACGTCTCAACCGCGTGCGCCTGGGGCCTTTGGAAGAGGACAGCCAGCATCCGGTCCTCAAGGAAACCGAGCGCCAGCTCATGGAGTATTTCGCCGGCCAGCGCCGCCGTTTCGACCTGGCGCTGGACTTTGCCGGCACCGACTTTCAGGTCCGGGTCTGGCAGGCGCTGCTGAGTATTCCGTTCGGTGAAACCCGCAGCTACCGCGACATCGCCATCCAGATCGGCCAGCCCACGGCGGTGCGGGCGGTAGGCGCCGCCAACGGCCGCAACCCCATCTCCATCATCGCCCCCTGCCACCGCGTCATCGGCACCTCCGGCAGCCTTACCGGCTTTGCGGGCGGCCTTGCGGCCAAACAGTTCCTGCTGAGCCTGGAAGGTCAGCAGACGCTGCAGTTGGTGTTTTGA
- a CDS encoding LuxR C-terminal-related transcriptional regulator, which translates to MTDLSSLPGSARTAVAVQDGRFYRPPLPEGHVVRPRLCERLSAGLGGRLLLVSAPAGFGKSSLAVEFCQSLPAYWQSLWLGLSARDNDPGRFLERLLEGLQAFFPQLGGRALGLLKMRQRHQPFAFEEWLDGLLDELSAHLSPDTPLLLVLDDYHLAQSPVLDRCLQFFLNHLPEGLLVLVTSRQRPDWHLARLRLSRQLLELNEQDLRLTHEEALTLLQHHSSSLRGEALESLIQRSEGWVAGLRFWLLAASEAGTEGRMPQALHGGEGLIRDYLLEEVIDCLPAEVQAFLYDTASQERFCSELCDAVREAHDSAEILEYLAAHQVFLVPLDEHGHWYRYHHLFSDLLRSRPSAPAMVPAATLHLRACRWFNAQGLIDEAVEQALRAGHLDVAANLVQNLSEEQLLAEQNVGMLLRWKMDLPDSLLISTPRLIVLYSWALGLACQLDAAEELAAHLSRFLPAPSATAQKSMLAQWLALSGIIARGRGDREATVRYCTEALESLPQKRYGQRLMCLSTLSNLAIADGDLWRARALNRDSLELAQRVGNPLFEALAHYDRARVLQARGEILRALDEVRQGLQRLHALSPQRLYAVRARLILYEGFLLTLRMQPQAGLARLQAGLTEARACRDISVLIGHCVIARVEGHAREFARAFAELAEAERLMHIWDVPPIYYLAMITLVKCELWLAQGRTDLAEAWLARLGQTYTGERAAAPPEFHPQLPLHVELQQAVLESIRGQPMLAEGRLNALLEHGQQTGRQMLSVMALNQKVALLLSVGREPEARSTLAQALEAAAGGVLQPFEWLLGEHREWLREQLLRAPPSPLRQNLLERLPSTVAADSPAPVETLSSRERAVLQLIAQGCSNQEISEQLFISLHTVKTHASHINSKLGVERRTQAVARAKVLGLLG; encoded by the coding sequence ATGACTGATCTGTCTTCACTCCCGGGTTCTGCCCGCACCGCCGTCGCGGTCCAGGACGGGCGCTTCTACCGCCCGCCCTTGCCTGAAGGCCATGTCGTGCGGCCGCGGTTGTGCGAGCGCTTGAGTGCGGGGCTTGGAGGTCGGTTGCTGTTGGTGAGCGCACCGGCGGGGTTCGGCAAAAGCTCACTGGCGGTGGAGTTCTGCCAGAGCCTGCCGGCCTATTGGCAAAGCCTCTGGCTGGGGCTCAGTGCCCGGGACAACGACCCGGGACGCTTTCTGGAACGGCTGCTCGAAGGGCTCCAGGCGTTCTTCCCGCAGTTGGGAGGTCGGGCGTTGGGGCTGCTGAAAATGCGCCAGCGCCACCAACCTTTCGCCTTCGAAGAATGGCTCGACGGCCTGCTGGATGAACTGTCCGCGCATCTGTCGCCGGATACACCCTTGCTGCTGGTGCTCGACGACTACCACCTGGCCCAAAGCCCGGTGCTGGACCGTTGCCTGCAATTTTTCCTTAATCACCTGCCCGAAGGTTTGCTGGTGCTGGTCACCAGTCGGCAGCGCCCGGACTGGCATCTGGCGCGCCTGCGTCTGTCACGCCAATTGCTCGAACTGAACGAGCAGGACTTGCGTCTGACCCATGAAGAAGCCCTGACCCTGCTGCAGCACCACAGCAGTTCGTTGCGCGGGGAAGCCCTGGAGAGCCTGATTCAGCGCAGCGAAGGCTGGGTGGCCGGGCTGCGTTTCTGGTTGCTGGCCGCTTCCGAGGCCGGGACTGAGGGCCGGATGCCCCAGGCTTTGCATGGCGGCGAAGGGCTGATTCGCGATTACCTGCTTGAGGAAGTCATCGACTGTCTGCCCGCCGAAGTGCAGGCGTTTCTCTACGACACCGCGTCCCAGGAGCGTTTCTGCAGCGAACTGTGTGATGCCGTGCGCGAAGCCCATGACAGCGCCGAAATCCTGGAGTATCTGGCGGCGCACCAGGTGTTCCTGGTGCCGCTGGACGAGCATGGCCACTGGTACCGTTACCACCATTTGTTTTCCGATTTGCTGCGCAGCCGTCCCAGTGCGCCGGCCATGGTGCCGGCTGCGACCCTGCACCTGCGGGCCTGCCGCTGGTTCAATGCCCAGGGCTTGATCGACGAGGCCGTGGAGCAGGCGCTGCGGGCCGGGCACCTGGATGTGGCGGCGAACCTGGTGCAGAACCTCTCGGAGGAGCAATTGCTGGCCGAGCAGAACGTCGGCATGTTGCTGCGCTGGAAAATGGACTTGCCCGACAGCCTGCTCATCAGCACGCCGCGCTTGATCGTGCTGTACAGCTGGGCGCTGGGGCTGGCCTGCCAGTTGGACGCCGCTGAAGAACTGGCCGCCCACCTGAGTCGGTTCCTGCCGGCGCCTTCGGCCACTGCGCAAAAATCCATGCTTGCCCAATGGCTGGCCCTGAGCGGAATCATTGCCCGTGGCCGTGGGGATCGCGAGGCCACTGTGCGTTACTGCACCGAAGCCCTGGAGAGCCTGCCGCAAAAGCGCTATGGCCAACGTCTGATGTGCCTGTCCACGCTGTCGAACCTGGCGATTGCCGACGGTGACCTGTGGCGCGCCCGGGCCTTGAACCGTGACTCCCTGGAGCTGGCGCAGCGCGTCGGTAACCCGTTGTTCGAGGCCCTGGCCCATTACGACCGCGCCCGGGTGTTGCAAGCGCGAGGGGAGATCCTGCGGGCGCTCGATGAAGTGCGCCAGGGCCTGCAACGCCTGCACGCACTCTCGCCGCAACGGCTGTATGCCGTGCGGGCGCGATTGATTCTGTACGAAGGGTTCCTGCTGACCTTGCGCATGCAGCCCCAGGCCGGCTTGGCGCGGTTGCAGGCCGGTCTTACCGAAGCGCGGGCGTGTCGCGACATCAGCGTGTTGATCGGCCACTGCGTGATCGCGCGGGTTGAAGGCCACGCTCGTGAATTCGCCCGGGCCTTTGCCGAACTGGCCGAAGCCGAACGCCTGATGCATATCTGGGACGTTCCGCCGATTTATTACCTGGCGATGATCACCCTGGTCAAATGCGAACTCTGGCTGGCCCAGGGCCGTACGGACCTGGCCGAAGCCTGGCTGGCGCGGCTGGGGCAGACCTACACCGGTGAGCGGGCCGCCGCGCCGCCGGAATTCCACCCGCAACTGCCGCTGCACGTCGAACTGCAACAGGCGGTGCTGGAGTCCATCCGCGGCCAGCCCATGTTGGCCGAAGGACGGCTCAATGCCTTGCTTGAACACGGCCAGCAAACCGGCCGGCAGATGCTCAGTGTGATGGCGCTCAACCAGAAGGTCGCCTTGCTGCTGAGCGTCGGCCGCGAACCCGAAGCCCGCAGTACCCTGGCCCAAGCCCTCGAAGCCGCCGCTGGCGGGGTGCTGCAGCCGTTCGAATGGTTGTTGGGCGAACATCGGGAGTGGCTGCGCGAGCAATTGTTGCGCGCCCCACCGAGTCCCTTGCGCCAGAACCTGCTTGAGCGCTTGCCGTCGACGGTGGCTGCCGATTCACCGGCCCCCGTCGAAACCCTCAGCAGTCGCGAGCGGGCGGTGCTGCAATTGATTGCCCAGGGCTGTTCGAACCAGGAAATCAGCGAGCAGTTGTTCATCTCACTGCACACGGTCAAGACCCACGCCAGCCACATCAACAGCAAACTCGGCGTGGAGCGCCGCACCCAGGCCGTGGCGCGGGCGAAGGTGCTGGGGTTGTTGGGCTAG